The following proteins are encoded in a genomic region of Sulfurimonas sp. HSL3-7:
- the nuoL gene encoding NADH-quinone oxidoreductase subunit L produces the protein MEFYLYTALFAPLVGSLFAALFGMSKKNLIAGIVPSALLFTSFLASLYLAIYILGGGEPIQVEMMTWMATGDLYIPYGFVVDQVSVTMMMVVTTVSTVVHVYSVGYMDHDKAFNRFFAWLSAFVFSMMVLVMSDNFLGLFIGWEGVGVCSWALIGFWYHKESATWAANEAFIMNRIADLAMLIGIFLVYWNTGSIRYDEVFAALPALETGILTTMGIFLFIGAMGKSAQFPLHTWLADAMEGPTPVSALIHAATMVTAGVYLVVRAFPLYDLIPNVGLFIASLGAFVAMFAATMALVNRDMKRIIAYSTLSQLGYMFVAAGLGAYWVALFHLMAHAFFKALLFLGAGNVMHAMHDELDPFKMGGLKKSMKWTWIMMTLASVALAGIYPLAGFFSKDLILEVAFVEHHYILYTVLLLTAGLTAFYSFRLVALIFHGDERHLEHGIHPHEAYNFMLYAMAPLAILAVIAGMLFKTPYFEMVTQLLPAIEYHVHNHTVFWIMTIGTQLFVIAAIVYAYKKYAKAVKVDKKVESGLLYQLLYNQYYIPQFYEEYISKPYRELSDMMWKIDLKVVDATVDGVANIFYNTGKKTHTMQNGNLSSMLRWMVIGTLILLVLAAAFYIGQSDELAKLLSGLGVI, from the coding sequence ATGGAATTTTATTTATATACTGCACTTTTTGCACCACTGGTTGGTTCACTCTTTGCAGCACTCTTTGGAATGAGCAAGAAAAACTTGATTGCGGGGATCGTCCCTTCAGCACTCCTTTTCACCTCATTTTTGGCAAGTCTCTACCTTGCCATCTATATCTTGGGTGGCGGTGAACCGATCCAGGTCGAGATGATGACATGGATGGCAACCGGTGATCTTTATATCCCTTACGGGTTTGTCGTTGATCAAGTCTCCGTGACGATGATGATGGTCGTGACAACGGTCTCGACTGTTGTCCATGTCTATTCAGTCGGTTACATGGATCACGATAAGGCATTTAACCGTTTCTTCGCTTGGCTTTCTGCTTTCGTCTTTTCGATGATGGTGCTTGTCATGAGCGACAACTTTCTTGGCCTTTTCATCGGCTGGGAAGGCGTTGGTGTCTGTTCATGGGCGTTGATCGGTTTCTGGTACCACAAAGAGTCAGCTACCTGGGCGGCGAACGAAGCGTTCATCATGAACCGTATTGCCGACCTTGCGATGCTGATCGGTATCTTCCTTGTCTACTGGAATACAGGTTCAATCCGTTACGACGAAGTATTCGCTGCACTTCCGGCTCTGGAGACAGGCATTCTTACAACAATGGGTATCTTCCTGTTTATCGGTGCGATGGGTAAATCGGCACAGTTCCCGCTTCACACATGGCTTGCTGATGCGATGGAAGGTCCGACACCGGTTTCGGCACTGATCCACGCGGCTACCATGGTTACCGCCGGTGTCTATCTGGTCGTCCGTGCATTCCCACTGTACGACCTTATTCCGAATGTCGGTCTTTTTATTGCCAGCCTTGGTGCCTTTGTCGCGATGTTTGCGGCAACAATGGCGTTGGTTAACCGTGATATGAAACGTATCATCGCTTACTCGACACTGTCTCAGCTTGGTTATATGTTCGTGGCTGCAGGGCTTGGCGCATACTGGGTTGCACTGTTCCACCTGATGGCACACGCTTTCTTTAAAGCGTTGCTCTTCCTTGGCGCCGGTAATGTTATGCACGCAATGCACGATGAGCTTGACCCGTTCAAAATGGGCGGTCTTAAAAAATCGATGAAATGGACCTGGATCATGATGACCCTGGCGTCAGTTGCGTTAGCTGGTATCTATCCGTTGGCCGGTTTCTTCTCGAAAGATCTGATCCTGGAAGTTGCATTTGTCGAACACCACTACATCCTTTATACAGTACTGTTGTTGACTGCGGGTCTGACAGCGTTCTACTCGTTCCGTCTTGTTGCACTGATCTTTCATGGGGATGAGAGACACCTGGAGCACGGTATCCATCCGCACGAAGCGTACAACTTTATGCTCTATGCTATGGCACCGCTGGCGATCCTTGCGGTCATCGCAGGTATGCTTTTCAAAACACCGTATTTTGAGATGGTAACGCAGCTTCTGCCGGCGATCGAGTATCATGTTCATAACCATACGGTCTTCTGGATCATGACGATCGGTACGCAGCTCTTCGTAATCGCTGCGATTGTCTATGCATATAAAAAATACGCAAAAGCGGTCAAGGTGGACAAGAAAGTTGAATCGGGTCTTCTCTATCAGCTTCTATATAACCAGTACTACATCCCGCAGTTCTATGAAGAGTACATATCAAAGCCGTACCGTGAACTGTCGGACATGATGTGGAAAATTGACCTCAAGGTTGTGGATGCAACGGTCGACGGTGTCGCCAACATCTTTTATAACACGGGTAAGAAAACACATACAATGCAAAACGGAAACCTTTCATCAATGCTACGCTGGATGGTTATCGGTACCCTTATCCTTTTGGTACTTGCCGCGGCATTCTACATTGGACAATCAGATGAGCTGGCGAAGCTGCTCTCTGGATTAGGAGTAATATAA
- the nuoK gene encoding NADH-quinone oxidoreductase subunit NuoK, with protein sequence MMEITLQHYLILSTVLFAIGLIGVMRRKNLLMLFFATEILLNAVNVAFAAISSYYGDLTGQMFAFFVIAIAASEVAVGLGLLVVWYKRTGKIDLDTMISMRG encoded by the coding sequence ATGATGGAAATCACTTTACAACACTACCTGATCCTCTCTACCGTGCTTTTTGCTATCGGTCTGATAGGTGTCATGCGTCGTAAAAATCTTTTGATGCTTTTCTTTGCAACGGAGATTCTTTTGAATGCGGTCAATGTCGCTTTTGCAGCGATATCAAGCTACTACGGTGACCTGACAGGTCAGATGTTCGCTTTCTTCGTTATTGCGATCGCTGCGTCAGAAGTCGCCGTTGGTCTGGGTCTGTTGGTTGTCTGGTATAAACGTACCGGCAAGATTGATCTTGATACCATGATATCGATGAGAGGATAG